The Candidatus Denitrolinea symbiosum DNA window AAATGGCTAAAGGTGCATTGGTTGTCATCCCTATGATATCGGGAACCGAGGAGGATGTTGAAGCGTCGCTCATCAATGCGACATTCCAAGTGAAAGACGCGACCACATATAAATTTCCACATCCAGAATTCGGCGCATGGCTGATCGAGGAAATTTACGCAAAACAAAAAATCAACGCCAAAAAAGAAGGCTTGTTCAAAAAGAAATATGTTTGTAGTTCTTGTCAAATGGAACTGAATCCTGAAGCGCAAGCCAGAGGAACGATAGAGTTTGAAATAAAATACCCGTTCATGGAACTTGCCCCTTTTCAAATTAGACTCACGCTTCCGCTGGTCACATGTGGGAACTGTGGAAAAAAGAATATCGTGGATGTCAAAGGGGTGTACGACTTTAGAGTTCCAGAAGCGCTATTGCATGCCTTCGAGTCTCGGAACATCAAACCATAATGGTGGTAAGTGAAAGCGGATAAGCGGATTCGGGACGCGCCATCCGCTAATCCGTTTTGCGAAGCAATCCGTTGGTCATCGTTTGGGCAAAATTGTAATGAAATTTTCGTGTAAGTTGATATATAATGTGGGCAATGAATTAGCCAGTCGGCTATAGGTGAAAGTCGGCTCCATGCCGTGCGCTCGAAATCCGAGCCTAGCCTATAGAGGGCTGGCTTTTTCTATGTCAAATAGGTTGTCCCGCCCGTACCAGTTTTTCGGATACTTTTCGTTGTCGTACCGATCCACAAGCAGGCTGACTTTGTCCTGCATGAAGCGAAAATAGCGCATTTCCCGTTTTACGAAGGCGCGATAGACCGCCCAATTCATGTAATCAACCACCTGCAAGCACGGCTCACCGACTGCGGTATGGGGAAACACCGAAATTTCAGTGTCCACTTTGTGATTCCAACGCTTCTCGAATTTTGAAACGCCTTTCGCTATGGCGGTTACGAGTCGTTCCTGCCGCAGGCGCGTCCCTCGTTGGGAAATGTAAACTCGATTTTTGGTGTGGCGATGAAGCACGTTTTCAAACAACAGACTCATCAGGTAATCGTAGAATTCGCCTTCGTTTGCGTGGAACGTATTGCGAAATACGCGTTCCTTTTTACGGGCGACCACAAATTGTGCCTTGAAGTCCAATGTGCGAAGCGTTTCAAAAACCGATTGCCTTACTTCGGGAATATCGTCCTTGGCATGAAATGCGACGTTTGTCTTTTTCATGGAAGGAATATCGCGCAGATATTCGTTGGTCGCAATTTTCGTGTGAAGTTCATTCAATGCCAACCTTATTGAATGGGGATCAGATGTTTCCACAAAACCAAGAAGGAAAACAGGGGAACAACCTTCCTGACCGACGATCAGGTTTCCACGCGCGTCATAAAACGTCGGATCGCCCGACTCGTCAACAAAATACCAATGTTCGCTATCAATCGGCTTCTTCATAAAAATATGAAATCCCAAACAGATTATACCTGCTTCGATGCAGACTTCGGATGGCTTTGGTTGGGGAGAAAACCTGACATGTCTCATCCGCGCCGTGATTAACCGAGTCGCGTGCGGGGAAAAGAGCCACGATAATCGGGGGTCTGCGGAGACATGTCAGGTTTTATGCAATTCATCACCCCTTCATCCACTTCCGCGCCGCCTCCATCTCCTGCAATTCCTGGCGCATTTGACGGATCCAACTCAGTTCGAGTTCGAATTGGTTGATCCAATTCTTGTAGATCATGTCCCACAGGTATTTCTCGCGCGGCGTCCGCTCGGGCATGTTCGGCTTTTCGTCCGCTTGCACGCGCAGGAAGAATAGTTTCTCGCCGACGGCGTTCAGGTACGCTGCGAGGATCTCGTCCATTTCCTGCACGCTGAGACTGTCCGCCCACATGAGTTGGTTCAGGAACGGTTTCTTGATCTGCGGCGGCTCAGGTTCGCTCTTCACCCATTCTCCCAGCGCCTGCCTGCCCATGTCGGTGATGGCGTACACATGACGGTCAGGCGCGCCGACCTGGTTTTCGATGGTCTTGGTGACCCAGCTATCCTTGTGCAGGTCCACCAGGGCGCGATAGATTTGGTTATTGTTCGCCGTCCAGGGGAGCGTTTCGGAATCGGCGATGATTTTTTTGATGTCGTAGCCAGTCATTGGCTTCCAGCTCAGATAGCCCAAAACAACGAATTTGATGGACATGGGGAACCTCCTCAAAGTATGGGTTGTGTATCCTATGTTATCAATAACATATAATTTTGTCAATCCTTCCGCGCAGACGCAGACGGTTTGTGTTGCGGAGCGACCAGCGAATGGAAAGCGGATAAGCGGATTCGGGGCGCGCCATCCGCTTATCCGTTTAATATCCGCTGGTCATTTGACGCGCGCCCTCCCGCCAATGCGATAGATTCAGTATAATGCAACGACAATCGAACAGCCTGGGACGCCCGCCAAAGGAGAGCAGATGAACGGACCACGCCCCCCGCTCGAGCCCATCCATTCTGCCTATCGGATGCAGTTCCTCGCCGATGAGCAGTTGGACCAACTCCAGGAATCCACGTTAGACATCCTCGAAAACGTCGGCGTGAAATTCCCCTCGCAGAAATGCCTGGACGCGTTCGCCGAACACGGCGCGCAGGTGGACATGGCAAAACAGGTCGTGCGAATCCCGCGCGGCATGGTTTTCAACGCGTTGAAGACCGTGCCGCGTTATTTTGTCATGGGGGCGCGCGTTCCCAAATACGACCTGCATTTGCAGGAGAACGTCACATACTTCACCACCGACGGATGCGGGGTCGAGACCGTGGACCTGTACACTGGCGAGAAGCGCGTCTCCACAAAAGCGGACGTGGGCATGATGGCGCGCATCGTCGACTCCCAGCCCGCGGTCGGGTTCTACTGGCCGATGGTCAGCGCGCAGGACTTCGGGCGCGCCGCCCCGCTCCACGAAGCGGACGCGGGCTGGCAGAACACCGTCAAACACATCCAGTCCGAGACGATCATGGGCGAGCGCGAAGCCGAATACGCGGTGGAGATGGCGACCGTCATCGCGGGCAGCCGCGAGGAATTGCGCCGCCGTCCGCCGCTCTCGCTCGTCGTCTGCACCATCGCGCCGCTGTTGCAGGACCAGCCCGGCATCGAAGGCGCGCTGGTGATGGCGAAGGCGGGAATCCCCGTCGGCTTCCTCGCCATGCCCACGCTGGGGACGACCGCGCCCGCCACCGTGGCCGGCGCGCTGGCCGTGGGCGACGCGGAGTGCATCAGCGCGACCGTGCTTATCCAACTGGTCGCGCCCGGCGCGCCCGTCTTCCACTCCATCATGCAGGCCTGGGCCGACCCGCGCACCGGCGCGTACGTGGGCTATCCGCTCGACTCGCGCGGCCGCACCGCGCCCATCGAGATCGCCCACCACTGGGGCATCCCCTCGATGGGCGCCTGCTTCGGGACCGACTCCGTCGAACTGGGCTGGCAGACGGCGGCCGAGCCGGCCCTCGACCCGTTCCTAGCGGGCCTCGTCAGCCCGGAGTTCGTCACCGGCATGGGACTTTCGCGCACCTACACTTTGCTCCGCCCCGAACAACTCCTGCTCGACATTGACCTGTACCAGCGCGCCCGCCATTACATGCAGCCG harbors:
- a CDS encoding PadR family transcriptional regulator, whose translation is MSIKFVVLGYLSWKPMTGYDIKKIIADSETLPWTANNNQIYRALVDLHKDSWVTKTIENQVGAPDRHVYAITDMGRQALGEWVKSEPEPPQIKKPFLNQLMWADSLSVQEMDEILAAYLNAVGEKLFFLRVQADEKPNMPERTPREKYLWDMIYKNWINQFELELSWIRQMRQELQEMEAARKWMKG
- a CDS encoding trimethylamine:corrinoid methyltransferase — its product is MNGPRPPLEPIHSAYRMQFLADEQLDQLQESTLDILENVGVKFPSQKCLDAFAEHGAQVDMAKQVVRIPRGMVFNALKTVPRYFVMGARVPKYDLHLQENVTYFTTDGCGVETVDLYTGEKRVSTKADVGMMARIVDSQPAVGFYWPMVSAQDFGRAAPLHEADAGWQNTVKHIQSETIMGEREAEYAVEMATVIAGSREELRRRPPLSLVVCTIAPLLQDQPGIEGALVMAKAGIPVGFLAMPTLGTTAPATVAGALAVGDAECISATVLIQLVAPGAPVFHSIMQAWADPRTGAYVGYPLDSRGRTAPIEIAHHWGIPSMGACFGTDSVELGWQTAAEPALDPFLAGLVSPEFVTGMGLSRTYTLLRPEQLLLDIDLYQRARHYMQPLEVGEETLALEAVRNVGPGGQFLSQKHTRAHMRASFTRSIAYQLDEKNKYRDPLEVARERTRWIVENHRAEPLEGSQQKELARILAAADRELA